The Xenorhabdus poinarii G6 nucleotide sequence CTCGTGGGCGTTTCTTCTGTTCCAGCTCTGCTAACTTTTTTAGGACCGCATTTTCTGCCCGCAAATAAGCTAATTCTTCTTTAAGTTCCTCAACTGTCATTTCGTCATCAGATTTCGGCGGGGTTTTAGGTCGGGATTTCATTGGGGGTCTTCCTCGCTGAGGACTTTCGAGTCCTTTGATACCGGTTTCATTATACTTATCAAGCCAGACTGATAAGGTACCTGGAGTCGTTAAATTGAGAACTGCACTAGTGTGAGTGAGGGACCAATCATGTGTCCACATTAATTTTAAAGCTTGGAGTTTTGTGACAGTACAAAGAGAGTGAGACGTTGGCAAAAAGGCGTTATCGCCATGAATGGCAACAACTTGAGCCCAGTATCGAATTTGTCGAGAAGAGATTGAATATTCCGCTGATAGCTTATCCGATGTGTTACCTGCCAGACATCGTTTAGCAATAATGATTTTTAGTTCACGACTATATTTAGACATAAAAAACCCCCAGTAATTAGTTGTCCAACTATTGGGGGTCACTTCATTTTGCTGGCTTTTTTCATATAATGAAAAAAAGTGCATGAAAAAAGTTCCCTAATATTTACATTTTGAAACATCTATTTTCATTTTGTTACGGATTTTGTGCTTTTGTAGCATTTTGAGGGTAGATAAAATTTATCACCAATGGAACACTGGTCGCCGACTAATAAGACACTCGAGACTCACAAATAGTTCCAAAAATTTTTAGTGTTCTATTTCTGGCAGTGGCAGGTGTCTAAATAACACCAATGAGGGTAATAATAATGAAACGCAATATTCTTGCAGTGGTAATCCCAGCTCTGCTGGTTGCTGGTACAGCAAACGCAGCTGAAATCTTTAACAAAGATGGCAACAAACTGGATCTGTACGGTAAAATCGATGTTCGTCATCAGATCGCAGATGAAAGAAGCGGCGAAGATGGTGATGCTTCTTACGCTCGTATCGGCATTAAAGGCGAAACTCAGATCTCTGACCAACTGACGGGTTTTGGCCGTTGGGAATACAACCTGAGAGCGCATCAAGAAGAAGGTAAAGGTACACAAGATATCTATACTCGCCTGGCTTACGCTGGTTTGAAGTTCGCTAACTACGGCTCACTGGATTACGGCCGTAACTACGGCGTAAACTACGACGTCAACGTATGGACTGACGTACTGCCAATCTTTGGTGCTGATGCCATGTCTCATACTGATAACTACATGACTGGCCGTGCTACAGGTCTGTTGACTTACCGTAACACTGACTTCTTCGGTCTGGTTGATGGCCTGAACTTTGCGCTGCAATACCAAGGTCAAAACAGCGAGCGCACCAAAAATAATCGTAAAGGATCTACAGCTAATGGTGATGGCTACGGCTTATCCACTACCTACAACGTAGGTTACGGTATCACTGTGGGTGGTTCTTACGCTAACTCTACTCGTGCAAACGGTGACTGGGATCAGACTGCTGCTCACGGTGAACGTGCTGAAGCATGGAACATCGGTGCTAAATACGATGCTAACAACGTATACCTGGCTGCAATGTACGGTGAAACCCGTAATATGACCTCAGGTTCAGTCATGGTTGATGGCACAAAATACTCAAATATTGCTAATAAAACTCAAAACATCGAACTGACTGCACAATATCTGTTCGCTGACTTGGGTCTGAAACCTTCTCTGGGTTACGTTCAGTCCAAAGGTAAAGATCTGGGGCGTAACGACGGTTACAAAGGTTTTGACGCAGATCTGGTTAAATATGTTTCTGTAGGTACTTACTACTACTTTAACAAAAACCTGTCTACCTACATCGATTACAAAATCAACCTGCTGGACAAAAACGAAGGCGGCGATGCAAACGCTCGTAACGTATTAGGTCTTGGTCTGACTTATCAGTTCTAATCACTGTAGATAAATTGTTTAACGAAATGCTAAACACATTGATCGCAGAAAAAGCAGCGCTTCGGCGCTGCTTTTTACATTTTACCTCACTGTTTTTTCAGACTATTTTTTCACTCCGTAGACGACTTCACAAGATTTTATTCTTTTTGCTACAAGTGGTTGGCAAATGGATTCCTTAAGGTTACCCTGAGCGGTGTATCACTTACTTTGGGCTTAATTCTCCGAGTCTTGGAATCAAAAAAATGTTTGAAAAAATCACAGCAGCACCTGCCGATCCTATTCTTGGTTTAGCTGATAGCTTTAAAGCTGACCCCCGTGAAAATAAAATCAACCTGGGCATCGGAGTCTACAAAGACGAAACCGGTAAAACGCCTGTTCTGACTACCGTTAAAAAAGCAGAGACACTCCTGCTGGAAAATGAAACCACCAAAAATTATCTGGCAATCAGTGGATTACCTGAATTTGGCCGCGTCACTCAGGCTCTGCTCTTTGGTAAAACCAGTTCTATCGTCACTGATAACCGCGCCCGTACGGTACAAAGCCCAGGCGGCACCGGTGCATTGCGTATTGCCGCTGACTTTATTGCTAAGCAAACCAATGCAAAACGTGTCTGGATCAGCAACCCAACCTGGCCAAACCACAAAGGTGTTTTCGCCAGTGCAGGCTTAGCGATCCGCGAATACAACTATTATGATGCACAAACTCATGCTTTAGATTTTGAAGGTATGCTGGCAAGCCTGTCTGAAGCACAAGCAGGCGATGTTGTTCTGCTGCACGGCTGCTGTCATAACCCAACGGGTATCGATCCAACGGCTGAACAGTGGCAGGCATTAGCAAATTTATCCGCTAAAAATGGCTGGTTACCCGTATTTGACTTTGCTTACCAGGGTTTTGCTAAAGGACTGGATGAAGATGCAGAGGGCCTGCGTATTTTCACCAGAAACCACAATGAATTGATCGTAGCCAGCTCTTATTCTAAAAACTTTGGCCTGTACAATGAACGTGTGGGTGCTTGTACCATTGTCGCCGCAGACAGTGATACCGCTGAAAAAGCATTCAGCCAAGCGAAGTCCATTGTGCGTACCAATTACTCTAACCCACCCGCACACGGGGCTTCTGTCGTGACGACAATTCTGTCCAATGACGATCTGAAAGCAGAATGGGTTCAGGAATTAGCCACAATGCGCGAACGCATTCAGCGTATGCGCCAACTGTTAGTGAACACCTTACAAGAAAAAGGTGCAAAACAGGATTTCAGCTTTATTAGCACGCAAAATGGCATGTTCTCATTCAGTGGCCTGACCAAAGAACAAGTTGAACGTCTGCGTGAAGAATATGGCATTTATGCAGTCAGTTCTGGACGCATCAACGTCGCCGGTTTAACACTGGAGAATATGGTTCCTCTGTGTGAGGCCATTGTTGCAGTACTCTAATTTTATCTAACTGCTTAATATCTTATTGCAAAAAAGCCGCAAATGAACTGACCCCAGAAAGTTGGACATTTTAGTTAAACGGCGTGTAAGGCCTGGTTTCGATATGCTATCGGAGTTAGGCCTTTTAATTTCACCTTGATCCGTTTTGTATTGTAATATTCAATGTATTCTTCTATTTTTTCAATCAGTTCATCCGCACTTTTAAAGTGCTGCTGGTGATACATTTCTGTTTTGAGTAAGGCAAAAAAGTTTTCTGCCATCGCATTATCCAAACAGTTCCCTTTCCTCGACATACTTTGTTTAATATCTTTATCAGCAAGTTGCTTTTGATAAGCCTTATGCCGATATTGCCAACCTTGATCACTGTGAATGAGTGGCTTAGCGTGAGCATCTAGCCCATCTAATGCCTCTTTTAGCATCTCTGTCACTAAAGGCAGACTCGCCTTTTTCGCCACGTTGTAAGCGATAACCTCTTGATTAAATAAGTCAATAATAGGTGATAGATAGACTTTTTGTTCATTCACTTTAAATTCTGTCACATCCGTTACCCATTTCTCATTAGGTTTTGTCGCGCGAAAATCTCTTGCCAACCAATTCGGTGCTGTTTTTCCAACTTCCCCACGATAA carries:
- a CDS encoding helix-turn-helix domain-containing protein → MSKYSRELKIIIAKRCLAGNTSDKLSAEYSISSRQIRYWAQVVAIHGDNAFLPTSHSLCTVTKLQALKLMWTHDWSLTHTSAVLNLTTPGTLSVWLDKYNETGIKGLESPQRGRPPMKSRPKTPPKSDDEMTVEELKEELAYLRAENAVLKKLAELEQKKRPRAKKKR
- a CDS encoding porin is translated as MKRNILAVVIPALLVAGTANAAEIFNKDGNKLDLYGKIDVRHQIADERSGEDGDASYARIGIKGETQISDQLTGFGRWEYNLRAHQEEGKGTQDIYTRLAYAGLKFANYGSLDYGRNYGVNYDVNVWTDVLPIFGADAMSHTDNYMTGRATGLLTYRNTDFFGLVDGLNFALQYQGQNSERTKNNRKGSTANGDGYGLSTTYNVGYGITVGGSYANSTRANGDWDQTAAHGERAEAWNIGAKYDANNVYLAAMYGETRNMTSGSVMVDGTKYSNIANKTQNIELTAQYLFADLGLKPSLGYVQSKGKDLGRNDGYKGFDADLVKYVSVGTYYYFNKNLSTYIDYKINLLDKNEGGDANARNVLGLGLTYQF
- a CDS encoding amino acid aminotransferase, whose amino-acid sequence is MFEKITAAPADPILGLADSFKADPRENKINLGIGVYKDETGKTPVLTTVKKAETLLLENETTKNYLAISGLPEFGRVTQALLFGKTSSIVTDNRARTVQSPGGTGALRIAADFIAKQTNAKRVWISNPTWPNHKGVFASAGLAIREYNYYDAQTHALDFEGMLASLSEAQAGDVVLLHGCCHNPTGIDPTAEQWQALANLSAKNGWLPVFDFAYQGFAKGLDEDAEGLRIFTRNHNELIVASSYSKNFGLYNERVGACTIVAADSDTAEKAFSQAKSIVRTNYSNPPAHGASVVTTILSNDDLKAEWVQELATMRERIQRMRQLLVNTLQEKGAKQDFSFISTQNGMFSFSGLTKEQVERLREEYGIYAVSSGRINVAGLTLENMVPLCEAIVAVL
- a CDS encoding IS3 family transposase, producing MSLFACRKCGPKKVSRAGTEETPTSKEKALIVLALKKKYPLKHLLCAINLARSVFYYQCQALKKTRAYEQEIEMIKTIYHEHKGRYGYRRIHLALRKNGFKINHKTVQRLMRQLNLKSTVRPKKYRSYRGEVGKTAPNWLARDFRATKPNEKWVTDVTEFKVNEQKVYLSPIIDLFNQEVIAYNVAKKASLPLVTEMLKEALDGLDAHAKPLIHSDQGWQYRHKAYQKQLADKDIKQSMSRKGNCLDNAMAENFFALLKTEMYHQQHFKSADELIEKIEEYIEYYNTKRIKVKLKGLTPIAYRNQALHAV